One genomic segment of Occultella kanbiaonis includes these proteins:
- a CDS encoding FAD binding domain-containing protein, whose product MTPTAPTLLRPTDPADVSRLLAGARAVAGGTDLLVQRRAGAEAPTLVDLTGLAGARPAVTSDDAAGELTISAVHPLTDIANGLTDGAGVFPALTAAICQFASTTIRNRATIGGNLVTGSPAADTVPALLAAGAAIDIVTPDGGLRTVDLAEFLLGPRRVDLAAGEWVTSVRVPQPPVEGGFRKIGGRRAQAISFLNLAWQWHREPDGRLTGVRLAMGSVAPTVVRLRTAAAVLEAQLPTQDVVDAAVAAIDADISPIDDLRASAHYRRRCAAGLLREALLPPSGTARADQYVTPTTREKNQ is encoded by the coding sequence ATGACGCCCACGGCCCCGACGCTGCTGCGGCCCACGGATCCCGCGGATGTGTCGCGACTGCTGGCCGGGGCACGCGCTGTCGCAGGTGGCACCGACCTGCTCGTGCAACGCCGCGCCGGCGCCGAGGCGCCCACGCTCGTCGACCTCACCGGGCTCGCCGGCGCGCGCCCGGCCGTCACCTCCGACGACGCGGCCGGCGAGCTGACGATCTCCGCCGTCCACCCGCTCACCGACATCGCGAACGGCCTCACCGACGGAGCCGGCGTCTTCCCCGCGCTGACTGCCGCCATCTGCCAGTTCGCCTCGACCACGATCCGCAACCGCGCCACCATCGGCGGCAACCTGGTCACCGGTTCCCCGGCCGCGGACACCGTGCCGGCCCTGCTCGCGGCGGGTGCGGCGATCGACATCGTCACGCCCGACGGCGGCCTGCGCACCGTGGACCTCGCCGAGTTCCTGCTCGGCCCCCGGCGCGTGGACCTGGCCGCCGGCGAGTGGGTCACGAGCGTGCGCGTCCCACAGCCGCCGGTCGAGGGTGGGTTCCGCAAGATCGGCGGCCGGCGCGCGCAGGCGATCTCGTTCCTCAACCTCGCGTGGCAGTGGCACCGGGAGCCCGACGGCCGGCTCACCGGCGTGCGGCTCGCGATGGGATCCGTCGCACCCACGGTGGTGCGGCTGCGCACCGCGGCGGCGGTCCTCGAGGCACAGCTACCCACCCAGGACGTCGTGGACGCAGCCGTCGCCGCGATCGACGCCGACATCAGCCCGATCGACGACCTGCGCGCCAGCGCGCACTACCGCCGCCGATGCGCGGCCGGACTTCTGCGCGAGGCCCTCCTGCCGCCGTCGGGCACAGCCCGAGCCGACCAGTACGTGACCCCCACCACGAGAGAGAAGAACCAGTGA
- the ggh gene encoding glucosylglycerate hydrolase, which translates to MPDVATPLMHAAADVLRANDRGERTVAAPQLYPHQWSWDAAFVAIGWGTVSVPRALDELRHLLRGQWATGMIPQIVFSAEPGYFPGPDRWRTQGLPTVPNDVQTSGICQPAVHSLAVWVIGEQARRNGGADAEAFEAFLADTFEAWFRWHAWLDGARGSHPSGLIEIHHPWESGMDNSPRWDAACARVRVGQMAPYVREDTKHVADVEQRPADADYDRYLWLVEQLVSVGYEDAAAREVIDFRVGDVFFTATHALSAAVLATLGDRLGRTAQARTLRGMAARARAAVAATADPETGHARDFDMRAEEWLRADTIGGFAALICGAEPDVYAALTSDLLGPDWCGHPRLANPLPPTTSPDSPAFVSRNYWRGPQWPVITWLFTWALRHHGHAEAAQTIAAAGRNQLADGTFSEYYDAVTGAPLGSGNQSWTAAAALAWATDEES; encoded by the coding sequence ATGCCCGACGTCGCCACCCCGCTCATGCACGCCGCCGCCGATGTGCTGCGTGCCAATGACCGGGGCGAACGCACGGTTGCCGCGCCGCAGCTGTACCCGCACCAGTGGTCGTGGGACGCCGCATTCGTGGCGATCGGCTGGGGAACCGTGTCGGTGCCGCGGGCGCTCGACGAACTCCGGCACCTGCTGCGTGGCCAGTGGGCGACCGGGATGATCCCGCAGATCGTCTTCAGCGCCGAGCCCGGCTACTTCCCGGGCCCGGACCGGTGGCGGACGCAGGGCCTGCCAACCGTCCCGAACGACGTCCAGACTTCGGGAATCTGTCAACCGGCCGTACATAGTCTCGCGGTCTGGGTGATCGGGGAACAGGCCCGCCGCAATGGCGGCGCCGACGCTGAGGCGTTCGAGGCGTTCCTCGCCGACACGTTCGAGGCATGGTTCCGCTGGCACGCCTGGCTGGACGGCGCGCGCGGGTCGCACCCGAGCGGGCTCATCGAGATCCACCACCCGTGGGAGTCGGGCATGGACAACTCGCCCCGTTGGGACGCCGCGTGCGCCAGGGTGCGGGTCGGGCAGATGGCGCCGTACGTGCGGGAGGACACCAAGCACGTCGCGGACGTGGAGCAACGGCCGGCGGACGCAGACTACGACCGCTACCTCTGGCTCGTCGAGCAACTCGTCTCGGTCGGGTACGAGGACGCGGCGGCGCGCGAGGTGATCGACTTCCGGGTCGGCGACGTGTTCTTCACCGCCACCCATGCGCTGTCCGCCGCGGTCCTCGCGACGCTGGGCGATCGACTCGGCCGGACGGCGCAGGCCAGGACGCTGCGGGGGATGGCCGCGCGGGCGAGGGCCGCCGTCGCAGCCACGGCGGACCCCGAGACCGGGCACGCCCGGGACTTCGACATGCGGGCCGAGGAGTGGCTGCGCGCCGACACCATCGGCGGCTTCGCGGCGCTGATCTGCGGCGCCGAGCCGGACGTCTACGCCGCTCTGACGAGCGACCTGCTCGGTCCCGACTGGTGCGGCCATCCGCGCCTGGCCAACCCGCTGCCGCCCACAACGTCCCCGGACAGTCCCGCGTTCGTCAGCCGCAACTACTGGCGCGGTCCGCAGTGGCCGGTGATCACCTGGTTGTTCACATGGGCCCTGCGTCACCACGGCCACGCCGAGGCGGCCCAGACCATCGCGGCCGCCGGCCGCAACCAGCTCGCCGACGGCACGTTCTCCGAGTACTACGACGCAGTCACCGGCGCGCCGCTCGGCAGCGGGAACCAGTCCTGGACCGCCGCGGCCGCCCTGGCCTGGGCCACGGACGAGGAATCATGA
- a CDS encoding DMT family transporter: MALTVGTPPLAADRAQAPDPGPTREPDTARHGPNRRLGILAIIVSATAMGAAGLFSRMATPSGAVIGESLTLGRMLVGAVGTFAVLALAGRLGQLRRVRLSPSVVLGGVFLGLSLATYLSATVLTDLSRAVVLHYIGPVLATVLARVLLKERPGRVDVLSLGIGSIGMVLAAGLLTSGAGSSHPPEQETLGTILGVISGVCYAVALLCYRYRTDMPADVRSFWNFVFGAFGTGAMVAVTRPDLSGMTTQNWAWAGAFFLICGLLALGLLVLAGKHLRAAELSGLSYWEVVVAIGIGAAAFGEGISPVAAVGAALIVVAMVPMLARRQPGRGRRRRRA; this comes from the coding sequence GTGGCACTCACCGTCGGCACGCCCCCGCTCGCCGCCGACCGGGCTCAAGCGCCCGATCCCGGGCCAACTCGCGAGCCGGACACAGCCCGCCACGGCCCGAACCGGCGGCTCGGCATCCTGGCGATCATCGTGTCCGCCACCGCGATGGGTGCGGCCGGACTGTTCAGCCGGATGGCGACGCCGTCCGGTGCCGTGATCGGCGAGTCCTTGACGCTCGGCCGGATGCTGGTCGGCGCGGTCGGAACCTTCGCGGTCCTCGCGCTGGCCGGTCGGCTCGGGCAGTTGCGCCGCGTCCGACTGTCACCATCGGTGGTCCTCGGCGGCGTGTTCCTCGGCCTCTCGCTGGCCACCTATCTGTCCGCGACAGTGCTCACGGACCTCTCCCGCGCCGTCGTGCTCCACTACATTGGACCGGTGCTGGCGACCGTGCTCGCCCGGGTGCTGCTGAAGGAGCGGCCGGGCCGGGTGGACGTGCTCTCCCTGGGGATCGGTTCGATCGGGATGGTCCTGGCCGCCGGGCTGCTCACCTCGGGAGCCGGCTCGTCCCACCCGCCGGAGCAGGAGACGCTCGGCACCATCCTCGGAGTGATCTCCGGTGTCTGCTACGCGGTCGCGCTGCTCTGCTACCGGTACCGGACAGACATGCCCGCCGACGTGCGCAGCTTCTGGAACTTCGTCTTCGGCGCCTTCGGCACCGGCGCGATGGTGGCGGTGACCCGGCCGGACCTGTCCGGGATGACGACCCAGAACTGGGCCTGGGCCGGCGCGTTCTTCCTGATCTGCGGGCTCCTCGCCCTCGGCCTGCTCGTCCTCGCGGGCAAGCACCTGCGTGCCGCCGAACTCTCCGGCCTGTCCTACTGGGAGGTGGTCGTGGCGATCGGCATCGGCGCGGCCGCGTTCGGGGAGGGCATCTCCCCCGTCGCCGCCGTCGGCGCGGCGCTCATCGTCGTCGCGATGGTGCCGATGCTGGCGCGGCGGCAGCCGGGGCGGGGCCGCCGGCGCCGGCGGGCCTGA
- a CDS encoding (2Fe-2S)-binding protein, with amino-acid sequence MRVNGAPVATPVQADHGLRLLDYLREVLGLTGAKEGCGMGECGSCTVIIDGRAMTSCLVLVGQVLEAEILTVEGLAAAGHGPLQDAFVARQAVQCGYCIPGVLNSCAALLDRESDPSDAQICQALDGNLCRCTAYNRFYDAVHDAAAARHPNGAGA; translated from the coding sequence ATGCGTGTGAACGGAGCCCCGGTCGCCACGCCCGTCCAGGCCGACCACGGCCTGCGCCTGCTCGACTACCTGCGCGAGGTCCTCGGCCTGACCGGCGCGAAGGAGGGCTGCGGCATGGGGGAGTGCGGCAGCTGCACCGTCATCATCGACGGCCGGGCGATGACCTCCTGCCTGGTGCTCGTCGGTCAGGTGCTGGAAGCCGAGATCCTCACCGTCGAGGGCCTCGCCGCGGCCGGGCACGGCCCGCTCCAGGACGCGTTCGTCGCGCGGCAGGCCGTGCAGTGCGGCTACTGCATCCCGGGCGTGCTGAACTCCTGCGCCGCGCTGCTGGACCGCGAAAGCGACCCGAGCGACGCCCAGATCTGCCAGGCGCTCGACGGCAACCTGTGCCGCTGCACCGCCTACAACCGGTTCTACGACGCGGTCCACGACGCCGCCGCGGCCCGTCACCCGAACGGTGCCGGCGCATGA
- a CDS encoding xanthine dehydrogenase family protein molybdopterin-binding subunit encodes MTADAHAIETPPAPWVGRSRPSLEGNDIVTGAITYVTDRREDGMLHGYVLRSSVPHARVDGIDVSEALALPGVVTVVTAADVPVNALGPRDVDGPALAATVVRQVGEAIALIAATDARTAEAAARLIRLDLTPLPVVDGPAAAAASDAPLLHEGGNVSGAIAFSSGDVEAALADAHLVLRRRVRTPAQEHVAIETPGGVARWDADATSVTIWCGSQNPGLHQRKVARALDIPAESVRMIANPVGGAFGSRNDDPMPVFLALLARAAGAPVHVHMTREDVMAAGAKRHPFWTWIDIGFAADGRILGSAVRAVADTGPIITSGPNVMKTSAEMSTGPYGFDVASFDGTVYYTNNANAGAFRGYGVPQVAFAIENAITEAAHELGLDPAEVRLRNVLEGGDRHSLYRHRTTTSLNVRETLRTAVEHPLWAQRRQWQAGAVGPWRRGTGIAVAMKGVGMGSGTGDTARARLHIDTRGHVIIWAGPNHTGQSIQTTYGQVAADALGLPIETIDVRVGDTGGVPESGPTAASRSTYAGGAAVRAACDELVARCRGLGLPLGTDAAGAGTKLIELGEAEVNAEFRLPDTDDIGIVPPEQLATFAPHRVYGTCTQVVRVEVNVLTGEVRVPELLCVLDCGTPINPAATIGQAEGGILQGLGLAIMEDHRVSDGIPRTTSLENYLVPTIADTPRMHTLFIEGSEDSGPFGAKGMSEVVVVPTPPAIAAAILDAVGVLPQELPITPERMLALIEEEPCV; translated from the coding sequence ATGACGGCGGACGCGCACGCGATCGAGACGCCACCCGCACCATGGGTCGGCCGGTCCCGCCCCTCACTCGAGGGCAACGACATCGTCACCGGCGCCATCACCTACGTGACCGACCGGCGCGAGGACGGCATGCTGCACGGCTACGTGCTGCGCAGCTCGGTGCCGCACGCACGTGTCGACGGGATCGACGTCAGCGAGGCGCTCGCCCTGCCCGGCGTGGTCACCGTGGTCACCGCGGCCGACGTGCCCGTCAACGCCCTCGGCCCGCGGGACGTCGACGGCCCCGCACTCGCCGCCACGGTGGTCCGCCAGGTCGGCGAGGCGATCGCACTCATCGCAGCCACCGACGCCCGGACCGCGGAAGCGGCGGCGCGCCTGATCCGGCTCGACCTCACCCCGCTGCCGGTCGTCGACGGCCCGGCCGCCGCGGCCGCATCCGACGCGCCGCTGCTGCACGAGGGCGGCAACGTCTCGGGCGCCATCGCGTTCTCCTCCGGAGACGTCGAGGCGGCCCTCGCCGACGCCCACCTGGTGCTGCGCCGCCGGGTGCGCACGCCGGCCCAGGAGCACGTGGCGATCGAGACCCCCGGCGGGGTGGCCCGCTGGGACGCCGACGCGACCTCGGTGACCATCTGGTGCGGGTCCCAGAACCCGGGCCTGCACCAGCGCAAGGTGGCCCGCGCCCTGGACATCCCGGCGGAGTCGGTGCGGATGATCGCCAACCCCGTGGGCGGTGCGTTCGGCTCGCGCAACGACGACCCGATGCCGGTGTTCCTCGCGCTCCTGGCCCGCGCGGCCGGTGCCCCGGTGCACGTGCACATGACCCGGGAGGACGTGATGGCCGCCGGCGCCAAGCGGCACCCGTTCTGGACGTGGATCGACATCGGGTTCGCCGCTGACGGCCGCATCCTCGGCTCGGCCGTGCGCGCCGTCGCCGACACCGGCCCCATCATCACCTCGGGCCCGAACGTGATGAAGACCTCGGCCGAGATGTCCACCGGCCCGTACGGGTTCGACGTCGCCTCCTTCGACGGCACCGTCTACTACACGAACAACGCCAACGCCGGCGCGTTCCGCGGCTACGGCGTGCCCCAGGTCGCCTTCGCCATCGAGAACGCGATCACCGAGGCCGCGCACGAGCTCGGCCTCGACCCGGCCGAGGTCCGGCTGCGGAATGTCCTCGAGGGCGGCGACCGCCACAGCCTCTACCGGCACCGGACCACGACGAGCCTGAACGTACGCGAGACCCTGCGCACCGCCGTCGAGCACCCGCTCTGGGCGCAGCGGCGCCAGTGGCAGGCGGGAGCCGTCGGCCCGTGGCGTCGCGGCACCGGTATCGCGGTCGCCATGAAGGGCGTCGGGATGGGCTCCGGGACCGGCGACACCGCGCGTGCCCGGCTGCACATCGACACCCGCGGGCACGTCATCATCTGGGCCGGGCCGAACCACACCGGCCAGTCCATCCAGACCACCTACGGACAGGTCGCCGCGGACGCGCTCGGTCTGCCCATCGAGACGATCGACGTGCGCGTCGGGGACACCGGCGGGGTGCCGGAATCAGGCCCGACGGCGGCGTCCAGGTCCACCTATGCCGGCGGCGCCGCGGTGCGTGCGGCGTGCGACGAGCTCGTCGCACGGTGCCGCGGACTCGGCCTGCCCCTCGGCACCGACGCCGCGGGCGCCGGGACGAAGCTCATCGAGCTCGGCGAGGCCGAGGTGAACGCCGAGTTCCGGCTCCCGGACACCGACGACATCGGCATCGTCCCGCCGGAGCAACTCGCCACGTTCGCACCGCACCGCGTGTACGGCACCTGCACCCAGGTGGTCCGCGTCGAGGTGAACGTCCTCACCGGGGAGGTCCGGGTCCCGGAGTTGCTGTGCGTGCTCGACTGCGGCACCCCGATCAACCCGGCGGCCACGATCGGACAGGCTGAGGGCGGCATCCTGCAGGGCCTCGGCCTGGCGATCATGGAGGACCACCGCGTCAGCGACGGGATTCCCCGCACCACCAGCCTCGAGAACTACCTGGTGCCGACCATCGCGGACACCCCGCGCATGCACACGCTGTTCATCGAGGGCAGTGAGGACTCCGGACCGTTCGGCGCGAAGGGCATGTCCGAGGTCGTCGTGGTGCCGACCCCGCCGGCGATCGCCGCCGCGATCCTGGACGCCGTCGGCGTGCTCCCGCAGGAACTGCCCATCACGCCGGAACGGATGCTCGCCCTGATCGAGGAGGAACCATGCGTGTGA
- a CDS encoding diacylglycerol/lipid kinase family protein, producing MTTEPKPSSHAELRRLAGSGPRPSAVIVNPHRLDDVEGLRRTISAVLADADWPTPIWLETTEEDPGTGQAREAVARGAEVVFVSGGDGTVRACVEGLAGSDAALAILPGGTGNLLAGNFGIPTDPAEGVRLAVAGGRRRIDVGEVDGQVFAVMAGMGFDAKMLDSASTELKARIGTPAYVLSAGKHLLDHPMRVQVTVDDAEPLVRKARSVIVGNVGQIQAGVALFPDAEPDDGYLDVAILAPEHLGHWVSTVAGVLTRQKRVPNLEILRGRRIRVRSTQDQERELDGDVVEPGRELVATVRPASLWLCVPIDDALEGA from the coding sequence GTGACCACCGAACCAAAGCCCTCCTCCCACGCCGAGCTCAGGCGTCTCGCCGGAAGCGGACCTCGCCCATCCGCCGTGATCGTCAACCCGCACCGGCTCGACGACGTCGAGGGACTCCGACGGACCATCAGCGCGGTGCTCGCCGATGCCGACTGGCCCACGCCGATCTGGCTGGAGACCACGGAGGAGGATCCGGGTACGGGGCAGGCCCGCGAGGCCGTCGCCCGCGGCGCCGAGGTGGTGTTCGTCAGCGGCGGTGACGGCACGGTGCGGGCCTGCGTCGAAGGGCTGGCCGGCAGCGATGCGGCCCTGGCCATCCTCCCGGGTGGGACCGGGAACCTGCTCGCGGGGAACTTCGGGATCCCCACCGATCCCGCCGAGGGGGTGCGCCTGGCGGTCGCGGGCGGGCGTCGCCGCATCGACGTCGGTGAGGTGGATGGCCAGGTGTTCGCGGTGATGGCGGGCATGGGCTTCGACGCCAAGATGCTCGACAGCGCGTCCACGGAGTTGAAGGCACGGATCGGCACCCCGGCCTACGTGTTGTCCGCAGGCAAGCACCTGCTCGACCACCCGATGCGGGTGCAGGTCACGGTCGACGACGCCGAGCCGCTGGTGCGCAAGGCCCGTTCGGTCATCGTCGGCAACGTCGGGCAGATCCAGGCCGGCGTGGCCCTGTTCCCGGACGCCGAGCCGGACGATGGCTACCTCGACGTGGCGATCCTCGCGCCGGAGCACCTCGGACACTGGGTCTCGACCGTGGCTGGCGTCCTGACACGACAGAAGCGGGTGCCGAACCTCGAGATCCTGCGCGGCAGGCGCATCCGGGTGCGAAGCACGCAGGACCAGGAGCGCGAGCTCGACGGCGATGTCGTCGAGCCGGGCCGGGAGCTCGTGGCCACCGTGCGTCCGGCCTCGCTCTGGCTGTGCGTGCCGATCGACGACGCGCTGGAAGGCGCCTGA
- a CDS encoding ROK family protein produces the protein MATDPPVSPPAAPVPTLTATLPATSHGALVSFIRSRPGWTRQQLLSATGLSRTTLFDRLDGLFQHGYVYQDGSAPPGGGTRGPGRRSELLRWDTRGRVVLVLDLGQTHARICVTGVDGGIRRMRDVALDIDTDAQGYLEQVAKIGDVLLRAGGDETLIGVALGIPGPVDPGTGVLGTSTTMPRWDGYPVFQSLRERWGVPVVIENDARAFALGESSVIGADRSVLAIKYATGIGAGIVDTGHVLEGSDGAAGDIGHVRISDEGPMCTCGRRGCLAAWASGHALIRRLADTGVRDLKDITERVAAGDPVVCAAVDDAAARLSRVLATVVAAVNPDNLVLGGSLGRLPRVVARIDALIREDVTERARRHLVVGAAHLGADGAVVGLTRKVVDLVYDPAVIDAAIAARVAAARAGTSAEPAPA, from the coding sequence ATGGCCACGGACCCACCCGTATCGCCGCCCGCCGCACCTGTGCCGACCCTGACCGCCACGCTCCCGGCGACCTCCCACGGGGCGCTCGTGTCCTTCATCCGGTCCCGGCCAGGCTGGACGCGGCAGCAGTTGCTGTCCGCGACGGGGCTGTCCCGGACCACCTTGTTCGACCGCCTGGACGGGCTCTTCCAGCACGGTTACGTCTACCAGGACGGGTCCGCACCCCCCGGCGGGGGCACGCGAGGGCCGGGCCGACGCTCCGAGCTGCTGCGCTGGGACACGCGTGGTCGGGTCGTCCTCGTGCTCGACCTCGGCCAGACCCACGCGCGGATCTGTGTGACCGGGGTGGACGGCGGGATCCGTCGGATGCGGGACGTCGCCCTCGATATCGACACCGACGCGCAGGGCTACCTGGAGCAGGTCGCCAAGATCGGCGACGTCCTCCTGCGCGCTGGAGGGGACGAGACCCTGATCGGGGTCGCCCTCGGCATCCCGGGACCGGTCGACCCGGGCACCGGCGTGCTCGGCACCTCCACGACGATGCCGCGGTGGGACGGGTATCCGGTGTTCCAGAGCCTGCGCGAGCGCTGGGGGGTGCCCGTGGTGATCGAGAACGACGCCCGCGCCTTCGCCCTGGGCGAGTCGAGCGTGATCGGTGCGGACCGCTCCGTGCTCGCGATCAAGTACGCGACCGGAATCGGCGCCGGCATCGTCGACACGGGGCACGTGCTCGAGGGTTCCGACGGTGCCGCCGGAGACATCGGCCACGTCCGGATCAGCGACGAGGGTCCGATGTGCACCTGCGGGCGACGCGGCTGCCTGGCCGCCTGGGCGTCCGGGCACGCGCTGATCCGTAGGCTCGCCGACACCGGGGTGCGGGATCTGAAGGACATCACTGAACGCGTCGCGGCCGGGGACCCGGTCGTGTGCGCGGCCGTGGACGATGCCGCCGCGCGCCTGTCCCGGGTGCTCGCCACAGTGGTCGCGGCGGTCAACCCGGACAACCTGGTGCTGGGCGGTTCCCTCGGCCGGCTGCCCCGGGTGGTGGCCCGGATCGACGCGCTGATCCGCGAGGACGTGACCGAGCGGGCCCGGCGACATCTGGTGGTGGGCGCGGCACACCTCGGGGCCGACGGGGCGGTCGTCGGCCTCACCCGCAAGGTCGTCGACCTCGTGTACGACCCGGCCGTGATCGACGCCGCCATCGCCGCCCGCGTGGCCGCGGCCCGGGCAGGCACGAGCGCCGAGCCGGCACCGGCGTGA
- a CDS encoding aldo/keto reductase: MTLPQVTLNDGVTIPQLGFGVFQVPPEETQIAVTHALEAGYRAIDTAARYRNEVGVGAALAASGLGTDEVFVTTKLANDDQGYDSTLAAFDASATALGLDVVDLYLIHWPCPKRGEAANSWRAISELKEAGRIRSIGVSNFLPHHIQQLLDAGLPLPAVNQIEVHPYLQQREVREFNAAQGIATEAYSPLGQGRVLADPVITAIADRLGRSPAQVVLRWHLQLGNIVIPKSVTPERVKENIAVFDFELTDVDIDQINGLERGDRTGFHPDEFNGFPEDFAKKA; encoded by the coding sequence ATGACCCTGCCCCAGGTGACACTGAACGATGGCGTGACGATCCCGCAGCTCGGCTTCGGGGTGTTCCAGGTGCCGCCGGAGGAGACCCAGATCGCGGTGACCCACGCACTCGAGGCGGGCTACCGCGCGATCGACACGGCCGCCCGGTACCGTAACGAGGTCGGCGTCGGTGCAGCGCTTGCCGCCTCCGGGCTCGGCACCGACGAGGTCTTCGTGACGACGAAGCTCGCCAACGACGACCAGGGTTATGACAGCACCCTCGCGGCGTTCGACGCGAGCGCGACGGCCCTCGGCCTGGACGTCGTCGACCTCTACCTGATCCACTGGCCCTGCCCGAAGCGCGGCGAGGCCGCGAACTCCTGGCGCGCGATCAGCGAGCTGAAGGAGGCCGGCCGGATCCGTTCGATCGGCGTCTCCAACTTCCTGCCGCACCACATCCAGCAGCTCCTCGACGCGGGTCTGCCGCTGCCGGCCGTCAACCAGATCGAGGTGCACCCGTACCTGCAGCAGCGCGAGGTCCGCGAGTTCAACGCCGCGCAGGGGATCGCGACCGAGGCCTACAGCCCGCTCGGTCAGGGGCGGGTGCTGGCCGACCCGGTCATCACCGCGATCGCCGACCGGCTCGGCCGCAGCCCCGCGCAGGTGGTGCTGCGCTGGCACCTGCAGCTGGGCAACATCGTGATCCCGAAGTCCGTGACGCCCGAGCGCGTCAAGGAGAACATCGCCGTCTTCGACTTCGAGCTGACCGACGTCGACATCGACCAGATCAACGGCCTCGAGCGCGGCGACCGGACGGGCTTCCACCCGGACGAGTTCAACGGCTTCCCAGAGGACTTCGCGAAGAAGGCCTGA
- a CDS encoding family 43 glycosylhydrolase — protein MPPEAGSTPSTPALIVNGVPWFDDRGRTVNAHGACIVADGERYYLFGEYKTDDENRFIGFSCYSSPDLATWTFERLVLPPQPGGLLGPGRIGERVKVMRCPSTGRFIMLMHTDDLGYSDPQIGLASSDTVNGEYTFHGALTHGGEPIRGWDMGTFIDRDGNGYLLLHEGDVYRLSEDYTVAEQKVVSGVAPGGESPAMLERDGIYFLLFSNKTSWDRNDNYYLSAPALAGPWTHRGLLAPAGSLTWNSQCTFVLDLPVDGAAVPMYMGDRWSFPHQASAATYVWLPITVDGTSLTLGEYWPAWDVARVQPVPPESVFDGPPIEVTFRSEGPGDAVDVPFAGTQVALVGTADDHGGYALVEIRDYSGALVASLLIDLYAGAAESGLRYVGPELPRGEYSVRVTVTGDGSVFYKKDGTRLGTKGCRVALDRLLVRA, from the coding sequence GTGCCTCCCGAAGCCGGCTCCACGCCGTCGACCCCTGCCCTGATCGTCAACGGCGTCCCCTGGTTCGATGATCGTGGGCGGACCGTGAACGCCCACGGCGCCTGCATCGTCGCCGACGGCGAGCGGTACTACCTGTTCGGCGAGTACAAGACCGACGACGAGAACCGCTTCATCGGGTTCAGCTGCTACTCCTCGCCCGACCTCGCCACCTGGACGTTCGAGCGCCTCGTCCTGCCACCCCAGCCGGGCGGGCTCCTGGGACCGGGCCGCATCGGCGAGCGGGTGAAGGTGATGAGGTGCCCCTCGACCGGGCGGTTCATCATGCTGATGCACACCGACGACCTCGGCTACTCGGACCCCCAGATCGGCCTCGCGTCCAGCGACACGGTCAACGGCGAGTACACCTTCCACGGTGCGCTCACCCACGGCGGTGAGCCGATCCGCGGGTGGGACATGGGCACCTTCATCGACCGTGACGGCAACGGGTACCTGCTCCTGCACGAGGGCGACGTGTACCGGCTCAGCGAGGACTACACCGTCGCCGAGCAGAAGGTGGTCAGCGGCGTCGCCCCCGGCGGTGAGTCACCCGCCATGCTCGAGCGGGACGGGATCTACTTCCTGCTCTTCTCGAACAAGACCAGCTGGGATCGCAACGACAACTACTACCTCAGCGCCCCGGCGCTCGCCGGCCCGTGGACGCATCGGGGTCTGCTCGCGCCGGCGGGCAGCCTGACCTGGAACTCGCAGTGCACGTTCGTGCTGGACCTACCGGTCGACGGCGCAGCCGTCCCCATGTACATGGGTGACCGGTGGTCGTTCCCGCACCAGGCGTCCGCTGCCACCTACGTGTGGCTGCCCATCACCGTCGACGGGACCAGCCTGACCCTCGGTGAGTACTGGCCCGCCTGGGACGTCGCCCGCGTGCAGCCCGTCCCCCCGGAGTCGGTGTTCGACGGACCACCGATCGAGGTGACGTTCCGGTCCGAGGGGCCAGGGGACGCCGTCGACGTGCCGTTCGCGGGGACCCAGGTCGCTCTCGTCGGCACCGCGGACGACCACGGCGGCTACGCGCTCGTCGAGATCCGCGACTACTCCGGCGCTCTCGTGGCCTCACTGCTCATCGATCTCTACGCCGGCGCCGCGGAGTCCGGGCTGCGTTACGTCGGTCCGGAACTGCCGCGCGGGGAGTACTCCGTGCGCGTCACGGTCACCGGGGACGGGTCCGTGTTCTACAAGAAGGACGGAACGCGACTCGGCACCAAGGGATGCCGAGTCGCGTTGGACCGTCTGCTCGTGCGGGCCTGA